CGTCATCACGGGAGCAAATCGCGGCATCGGCTATGAATATTGCCGTCAACTCAAACAGCGGGGCGATACAGCGATCGCCGTTTGTCGTACACCATCGAATGAGCTGAAGCAGCTAGGTGTTCAGGTCGAAACCGGCATCGATATCACCTCTGACCGATCGGTGGCCGATCTAACCGATCGCTTAGATGGCCTTGGGATTGATGTGTTGATCAACAATGCCGGTATTTTGCAGCGCAATACCCTAGAAAATCTAGATTTCGAGAGTATTCGCCAGCAGTTTGAAGTGAATGCCTTGGGCACCCTGCGGGTTACCCAAGCTCTTTTGCCCAATCTTCACAGCGGCTCCAAGGTGATCATCATGACCAGTCGCATGGGATCGATCGCCGATAATACTTCCGGTGGTTCCTATGGCTATCGCATGTCGAAAGTTGCCGTATCTATGGCAGGCAAATCCTTATCCCACGATCTAAAACCCCGTGGCATTGCGGTAGGCATCCTCCATCCAGGGCTCGTGAGCACCCGCATGACCGGCTTTACCTCCGGTGGCATTACGCCCGAAACATCTGTGAATGGCTTGTTAGAACGCATTGACGCGCTAACGCTGGAAACAACCGGCACCTTTTGGCACGCCAATGGCGAGGTGCTTCCCTGGTAAGGAGTTAAGTTTAAATA
This genomic window from Candidatus Obscuribacterales bacterium contains:
- a CDS encoding SDR family oxidoreductase is translated as MAVYVITGANRGIGYEYCRQLKQRGDTAIAVCRTPSNELKQLGVQVETGIDITSDRSVADLTDRLDGLGIDVLINNAGILQRNTLENLDFESIRQQFEVNALGTLRVTQALLPNLHSGSKVIIMTSRMGSIADNTSGGSYGYRMSKVAVSMAGKSLSHDLKPRGIAVGILHPGLVSTRMTGFTSGGITPETSVNGLLERIDALTLETTGTFWHANGEVLPW